A window of Fictibacillus halophilus contains these coding sequences:
- the hisG gene encoding ATP phosphoribosyltransferase has protein sequence MSTVLTMAMPKGRIFEEAVDLLRQAGYPLPPEFDESRKLIIDAPEAGLRFILAKPMDVPTYVEHGVADIGIAGKDVMLEEERDVYEVLDLKISECYLAVAGLPNGHDQKVAPKIASKYPNVASHYFREQGQQVEVIKLNGSIELAPLIGLADRIVDIVSTGRTLKENGLVELEKIAEITSRLIVNPASYRLHAARINDLVERLRTLVESKEEVQ, from the coding sequence ATGAGTACGGTGTTAACGATGGCAATGCCAAAAGGGCGAATATTTGAAGAAGCAGTCGATCTTCTCAGACAAGCCGGATATCCGCTTCCTCCCGAGTTTGATGAATCTAGAAAGTTAATTATCGATGCACCGGAAGCAGGTCTTCGTTTTATTCTGGCTAAACCGATGGATGTTCCGACTTATGTGGAGCATGGTGTAGCTGATATCGGAATCGCGGGAAAAGATGTTATGCTTGAAGAAGAGCGTGATGTTTATGAGGTGCTCGACCTGAAAATCTCAGAATGCTATCTGGCGGTTGCTGGACTTCCGAATGGACATGACCAAAAGGTAGCACCGAAAATCGCTTCAAAGTATCCGAATGTGGCTTCTCATTATTTTAGAGAGCAGGGTCAGCAAGTTGAAGTGATCAAATTAAACGGATCGATTGAGCTCGCACCACTTATAGGGTTAGCAGATCGTATCGTGGATATTGTTTCAACAGGACGAACGTTAAAAGAAAACGGTCTTGTCGAACTTGAGAAAATAGCTGAGATTACATCGAGGTTAATCGTGAATCCCGCTAGCTATAGACTACATGCTGCCCGCATCAACGATCTTGTTGAGCGACTTCGAACACTTGTTGAGAGCAAGGAGGAAGTTCAATGA
- a CDS encoding ATP phosphoribosyltransferase regulatory subunit, with amino-acid sequence MSKPFVFEKPAGMRDTLPAFYQKNEDIKNRIKQEMESWGYQFIQTPTLEYHDTVGEASAILDQQLFKLLDMEGKTLVLRPDMTAPIARVVSSSMKHVAYPLRLAYSSPVFRAQQREGGRPAEFEQVGIELIGEGTASAEAEALALMSEVFKKAGIAAFTVAVGHIGFVQELLADILGNDDRAADLLRYLNEKNYVGYTSHVKKLPLSSIDTQRLLKLLDLRGGIEVLDEASSLNPNRRGQQTLQELKDLYNLLEDYDAVQNIVFDFTLFSHMSYYTGIVFEGYAAGIGAPIASGGRYDDLLSRFDRKAPAIGFAIRMDYFVEALGNKSDDTKRHCILYTDERRKEALKLAKDKRNEGKHVVMQNLSGVKNVDEFSKCFDDVHYLIGTQQGEDFS; translated from the coding sequence ATGTCAAAACCGTTTGTATTTGAAAAACCCGCAGGTATGCGCGATACACTTCCTGCCTTTTATCAAAAAAATGAAGATATAAAAAATAGAATCAAACAAGAGATGGAGTCTTGGGGTTATCAATTCATCCAGACTCCTACTTTGGAATATCACGATACTGTGGGTGAAGCTTCGGCCATTTTAGATCAACAATTGTTTAAGCTGCTTGATATGGAAGGAAAAACTTTGGTTTTGCGTCCAGATATGACAGCCCCGATCGCGAGGGTTGTATCATCAAGTATGAAGCATGTTGCTTACCCGCTTCGCCTCGCATACAGTTCTCCTGTTTTCAGAGCTCAACAGCGAGAAGGGGGAAGGCCGGCTGAATTTGAACAAGTAGGTATCGAATTGATCGGTGAAGGAACAGCTAGTGCTGAAGCAGAAGCTCTCGCTCTTATGTCAGAAGTGTTTAAAAAGGCCGGCATTGCTGCATTTACTGTAGCCGTTGGGCATATAGGGTTCGTGCAGGAACTTCTTGCCGATATTTTAGGAAATGATGACCGAGCAGCTGATTTGTTGCGTTATTTAAATGAGAAAAATTATGTAGGCTACACTTCGCATGTGAAGAAGCTTCCTCTTTCTTCTATCGATACACAGCGTTTATTAAAATTGCTGGACTTAAGAGGCGGGATCGAAGTACTTGATGAAGCATCTTCATTAAACCCAAACAGAAGAGGACAGCAGACCTTACAAGAATTAAAGGACTTGTACAATCTCTTAGAAGATTACGATGCGGTACAAAATATTGTCTTCGATTTTACGTTGTTCAGTCACATGAGTTATTACACCGGAATCGTGTTTGAAGGGTACGCTGCTGGGATCGGAGCACCGATTGCGAGTGGAGGACGTTATGATGATCTGCTCAGCCGTTTTGACCGAAAAGCACCCGCTATTGGTTTTGCGATTCGAATGGACTATTTTGTAGAAGCGCTCGGAAACAAAAGTGATGATACAAAGAGACATTGCATTCTTTACACGGATGAGCGCAGAAAAGAAGCACTGAAGTTGGCAAAAGATAAGCGTAATGAAGGTAAGCATGTTGTGATGCAGAATCTTTCCGGAGTCAAAAATGTAGATGAATTCAGCAAGTGTTTTGATGATGTGCACTATTTAATCGGAACACAGCAAGGAGAGGACTTTTCATGA
- the cax gene encoding calcium/proton exchanger encodes MFNRIFFIAIIIGVPLSVIGSILHWPAVLLFVIYCATIIALAGYMGRATESLAIIAGPRIGGLLNATFGNAVELIISIFALKAGLISVVLASLTGSVLGNLLLVGGLSFFIGGLKYKQQKFNVYDARHNAGLLIFAVVVAFVFPEVFSYKLNDADSLTLSVWVSVIMIILYVAALLFKLVTHRGVYQSEHDVAHGDETAEWSKWKALIVLALATLAVAYVSEKLVHTFEEVGRTLGWSEVFIGIIIVAIVGNAAEHASAIIMAYKNKMNVAVEIAIGSTLQIAMFVAPLLVLVSLFFEKSMALVFTLPELVAMVLAVFLTISLTSDGDTNWFEGLTLLAAYLIMGVGFYLL; translated from the coding sequence TTGTTTAATCGCATCTTTTTTATTGCCATCATAATTGGCGTACCGCTATCCGTTATCGGCAGCATCCTGCATTGGCCTGCTGTCTTACTCTTTGTGATCTATTGTGCAACGATAATCGCACTTGCCGGTTATATGGGACGCGCTACTGAAAGTTTAGCTATCATAGCAGGACCGAGAATTGGCGGGTTGCTTAATGCCACTTTTGGTAATGCGGTAGAACTCATTATTTCAATCTTTGCTTTAAAAGCAGGATTGATAAGTGTAGTATTAGCGTCTTTAACAGGTTCTGTACTCGGAAATCTTTTACTAGTTGGAGGTTTGTCATTTTTTATTGGCGGTTTAAAGTATAAACAGCAAAAGTTCAACGTTTATGATGCACGCCATAACGCGGGTCTATTGATTTTTGCTGTAGTAGTCGCTTTTGTTTTCCCTGAGGTCTTTTCTTATAAACTGAACGACGCCGATTCACTCACCTTAAGTGTTTGGGTTTCTGTGATCATGATTATTCTTTATGTTGCCGCACTTTTGTTCAAGCTTGTTACTCACCGAGGTGTCTATCAATCAGAACACGACGTGGCTCATGGGGATGAAACGGCAGAATGGAGCAAGTGGAAAGCTCTTATCGTCCTTGCTCTTGCTACTCTCGCTGTTGCTTATGTTTCTGAAAAGCTCGTCCATACGTTTGAAGAAGTAGGAAGAACACTCGGTTGGAGTGAAGTGTTTATCGGAATCATCATCGTTGCGATTGTTGGTAACGCGGCTGAACATGCTTCAGCGATCATCATGGCTTATAAGAATAAGATGAATGTTGCTGTAGAGATCGCAATCGGCTCAACGCTTCAGATCGCGATGTTTGTCGCTCCCTTGCTCGTATTGGTATCTTTGTTTTTTGAAAAATCAATGGCACTCGTCTTTACGCTTCCTGAACTTGTAGCGATGGTCCTAGCTGTATTCTTAACGATATCATTAACAAGTGATGGCGATACGAACTGGTTTGAAGGGCTTACCCTTCTTGCAGCCTATTTGATCATGGGAGTTGGTTTTTACCTTTTATAA
- a CDS encoding redoxin domain-containing protein produces the protein MADYLTIGSFPVKMVWLAILGSALIAYGILYVKVREEPDKKQLLDVLSNGVGIFLLVWKFSYAFLHPLLILKHPLSILYFNGGETGIVLGIIFSILYVLWAAGKRELDRSRVFFIGILGLTLFFAAYYGAHFASTTLFADGLISLFFLILSSYLYTKGSFEIRKTVLSMLVTALFFSVLTNSPLGGQKTNNETVEAASYGIKTGDRAPDFELKTIEGETVRLSDLKGKVVFVNLWATWCPPCRAEMPEMVRFYRDHSSKKVEILAVNLTDSDSEKEVKKFAQAYKLNFPVLLDPDGKVGNTYKTVTIPTTFIINKKGIIEQKHIGPMSYEMMEEFYRSAK, from the coding sequence ATGGCGGATTATTTAACGATCGGATCTTTTCCAGTAAAGATGGTTTGGCTAGCAATCTTAGGATCAGCGTTGATCGCATATGGCATCTTGTATGTAAAAGTAAGAGAAGAACCTGACAAAAAGCAGCTGTTAGACGTATTGAGTAATGGGGTCGGGATTTTTCTACTGGTTTGGAAGTTTAGTTATGCTTTTCTCCATCCGCTATTAATTCTTAAACATCCGTTAAGTATCTTGTACTTCAATGGAGGAGAAACAGGTATTGTTCTCGGTATCATCTTTTCAATTCTTTATGTTCTATGGGCTGCAGGAAAACGTGAGCTTGATAGAAGCAGAGTATTTTTTATCGGAATATTAGGGTTAACTCTATTTTTCGCCGCGTATTATGGCGCACATTTTGCTTCAACCACCCTTTTTGCTGACGGGTTGATCTCATTGTTCTTTTTGATCTTGTCGAGCTACTTATATACGAAGGGTTCGTTTGAAATAAGAAAAACTGTTTTGTCTATGTTAGTCACAGCACTCTTCTTTTCCGTTCTAACGAATTCCCCGCTCGGTGGACAAAAAACGAATAATGAAACAGTAGAGGCGGCATCCTATGGAATCAAAACAGGTGACCGAGCACCAGATTTTGAATTAAAAACGATTGAAGGCGAAACCGTAAGACTGTCGGATCTTAAAGGTAAGGTCGTGTTCGTAAATCTTTGGGCAACATGGTGTCCACCTTGTCGTGCGGAAATGCCTGAAATGGTACGTTTCTATAGAGACCACTCTTCTAAGAAAGTTGAAATCTTAGCTGTAAACTTAACAGACAGTGACTCCGAGAAGGAAGTAAAAAAGTTTGCGCAAGCGTACAAGCTGAACTTCCCCGTTTTATTAGATCCAGACGGTAAAGTTGGAAATACGTACAAAACGGTCACGATTCCAACTACTTTTATAATTAATAAAAAGGGAATCATCGAGCAAAAACATATCGGCCCGATGAGCTACGAGATGATGGAAGAATTTTATCGATCTGCGAAGTAA
- a CDS encoding histidine phosphatase family protein, which yields MKVGMVRHFKVKRGYPTEKWITPSEFDQWLKEYEASDVEETNVDLGGINWNTCYSSTVRRAEYTAGKIYRGDLIRTDDLREIPVYPFFKRNIKIPMILYPLCIRTAWFFNHKSQLERRTDVEMRVSKIVDRILEENQENALIVSHGGLMLFMRKELIKRGFKGPRLGRPENAKLYLFEKK from the coding sequence ATGAAGGTAGGAATGGTACGTCATTTCAAAGTAAAACGAGGCTACCCGACTGAAAAATGGATAACACCATCTGAATTTGATCAGTGGTTGAAAGAATACGAAGCGTCTGATGTGGAAGAAACTAACGTTGACCTAGGGGGGATCAACTGGAATACATGCTATTCAAGTACAGTTCGTCGTGCGGAATATACAGCAGGGAAAATTTATAGAGGTGACCTGATAAGGACAGATGATCTTCGTGAGATCCCCGTCTATCCGTTTTTTAAAAGAAATATTAAAATTCCAATGATTCTTTATCCTCTTTGCATTCGAACAGCATGGTTCTTTAACCATAAATCACAGCTAGAGCGCAGGACCGATGTTGAAATGCGTGTTTCCAAGATCGTCGACCGTATATTAGAAGAGAACCAAGAAAATGCACTAATCGTAAGTCATGGTGGACTCATGTTATTTATGAGAAAAGAACTGATTAAGAGAGGATTTAAAGGTCCGAGGTTAGGCAGACCAGAAAACGCGAAGCTTTATTTGTTCGAAAAGAAATAA
- a CDS encoding SRPBCC family protein — MPTIIHREFVQASAEVCFDLSRNVDIHTETTSHTGERAVGGVTSGYMEKGDHVTWEAVHLGVRQRLTAKIIEMERPHMFVDVMVKGAFHSFVHTHTFEQKKNGTVMVDHFQYKSPFGVIGRLADWLFLERYMTNFLVGRARALKEIAENTHHTQRESGDQ, encoded by the coding sequence ATGCCTACAATTATACATCGAGAATTTGTACAAGCTTCTGCTGAAGTCTGCTTTGATCTTTCGCGAAACGTAGATATACATACTGAAACAACTTCGCATACAGGAGAAAGAGCGGTGGGAGGAGTAACGTCAGGTTATATGGAAAAAGGAGATCATGTAACGTGGGAAGCCGTTCATCTTGGAGTGAGACAAAGATTGACTGCAAAGATTATTGAGATGGAAAGACCTCATATGTTCGTAGATGTGATGGTAAAGGGTGCTTTCCATTCATTCGTGCATACCCATACTTTCGAACAGAAGAAGAACGGAACCGTCATGGTTGATCATTTTCAATATAAGTCTCCGTTTGGCGTGATTGGAAGATTAGCAGATTGGTTGTTCTTAGAAAGGTATATGACGAATTTTCTAGTGGGACGAGCGAGAGCACTAAAAGAAATCGCAGAAAATACGCACCATACACAAAGAGAAAGCGGTGATCAGTGA
- a CDS encoding GNAT family N-acetyltransferase, with translation MEYILFEGVPEEETLKRILQLHEVIFGSSNADLLVNMKLKHRLTIFTAIHHKKVVGYKMGYEIDRSTYYSWLGGVDPAYRVQGIASKLLNKQHEYLKAKGYSVVRTKTMNKWRGMLLLNIKNGFDVMETYTNKEGLHKIVLEKNL, from the coding sequence ATGGAATACATCCTTTTCGAAGGAGTACCAGAAGAGGAAACATTGAAGAGAATACTACAGCTACATGAAGTAATCTTTGGTTCATCAAACGCCGATCTTCTTGTTAATATGAAATTGAAGCATCGGCTAACGATCTTTACAGCCATACACCATAAGAAGGTAGTTGGTTATAAAATGGGCTATGAAATCGATCGTAGCACCTATTATAGTTGGCTAGGTGGGGTCGATCCCGCTTATAGAGTACAAGGAATAGCTTCAAAGCTATTAAATAAGCAACATGAGTATCTAAAGGCGAAAGGGTATTCTGTTGTTCGAACGAAAACGATGAATAAGTGGCGCGGGATGCTACTATTAAATATAAAAAATGGGTTTGATGTGATGGAAACGTATACCAATAAAGAGGGACTTCATAAAATCGTATTGGAAAAAAACCTTTAA
- the putP gene encoding sodium/proline symporter PutP yields the protein MDYGVIFSISVYMIGMVLIGLYAYRKTDNLTDYMLGGRNLGPAVTALSAGASDMSGWLLMGLPGAMYVSGLSAGWIVVGLCAGAYLNWLFVAPRLRTYTEVANNSITIPDYFENRFKDTSRILRITSAVIIVIFFTFYTSSGMVAGGQLFETAFGLNYMWGILLTAGVVIIYTLFGGFLAVSYTDFVQGAIMFVALILVPVVTILKVGGWDASFNEIESISPTLLDAFTGTSLIGIISLLAWGLGYFGQPHIIVRFMAISSVKEMKSARRIGMGWMIFSIVGAMFTGLVGIAYFNQTGAPLGKEKAETVFILLSEVLFHPIITGFLLAAILAAVMSTISSQLLVTSSALTEDFYKAFVKRSASDKELVFIGRLAVLAVAVIAFVMAVNPSETILNLVGYAWAGFGAAFGPVVLLSLYWKRMTKWSAFAGIVVGAVTVIVWELIPAMAEVYEIIPGFIACTITIVVVSLLTKAPSASIQEEFEETKRLVS from the coding sequence ATGGATTATGGAGTCATTTTTTCAATTAGTGTGTACATGATTGGGATGGTGCTGATCGGGCTTTATGCGTACCGAAAGACCGACAACCTTACGGATTACATGCTTGGCGGAAGAAATCTTGGACCAGCTGTTACCGCACTTAGTGCAGGTGCATCAGATATGAGCGGTTGGTTGTTGATGGGTCTTCCAGGTGCCATGTACGTATCTGGTTTGAGTGCTGGATGGATCGTTGTAGGATTGTGTGCAGGAGCTTATCTAAACTGGCTATTTGTAGCACCTCGTCTACGAACGTATACAGAGGTAGCGAACAACTCAATCACGATTCCGGATTATTTCGAGAACCGATTTAAAGATACATCTCGCATTCTGCGAATTACATCTGCTGTGATCATCGTAATCTTCTTTACTTTTTATACGTCCTCTGGAATGGTTGCTGGCGGACAATTGTTTGAGACAGCATTTGGTCTGAACTACATGTGGGGAATCTTGCTTACAGCTGGAGTAGTTATTATTTATACATTATTCGGCGGTTTCTTAGCGGTAAGCTACACCGATTTCGTACAAGGAGCGATTATGTTTGTAGCATTAATCTTAGTTCCCGTCGTTACCATCTTGAAAGTTGGTGGATGGGATGCGTCGTTTAATGAGATTGAAAGCATCAGTCCAACATTGCTCGATGCGTTTACTGGGACAAGCTTGATCGGTATCATCTCCTTGTTAGCATGGGGATTAGGATACTTCGGACAGCCGCACATTATCGTTCGTTTTATGGCGATCTCGTCTGTAAAAGAGATGAAGAGCGCGAGACGCATCGGAATGGGCTGGATGATTTTCTCTATCGTTGGAGCGATGTTTACAGGTTTAGTCGGAATTGCTTACTTCAATCAAACCGGTGCTCCTTTAGGGAAAGAGAAAGCGGAAACGGTATTTATCTTATTATCTGAAGTATTGTTCCATCCGATCATTACGGGCTTTTTGTTAGCTGCTATCTTAGCAGCAGTTATGAGTACGATTTCTTCTCAACTGCTCGTAACATCGAGTGCTTTGACAGAGGATTTTTATAAAGCGTTCGTCAAACGTTCAGCATCTGATAAAGAGCTTGTTTTCATAGGGCGTCTAGCGGTTTTGGCTGTAGCTGTAATTGCTTTTGTGATGGCCGTTAACCCAAGTGAAACGATTTTAAATCTAGTTGGTTATGCATGGGCTGGATTTGGTGCAGCATTCGGACCAGTCGTCTTGCTGAGTCTATATTGGAAGAGAATGACGAAATGGTCGGCTTTTGCTGGTATCGTTGTAGGGGCTGTTACCGTTATCGTATGGGAACTTATTCCGGCTATGGCCGAAGTGTATGAGATCATTCCTGGTTTTATCGCATGTACAATAACGATCGTGGTCGTTAGCTTGTTGACTAAAGCACCAAGTGCAAGCATTCAAGAAGAGTTTGAAGAAACGAAAAGATTAGTAAGTTAA
- a CDS encoding acyltransferase, translating to MRNTERYPVKGRNSLYQVYDTVPFWKVVKNFIAIQVARYTPFLPMKNWIYRTFLKMKVGEGTAFALMVMPDIMYPERISVGKNCVIGYNTTILAHEYLIKEYRLGDVIVGDEVMIGANSTILPGVTIGHGAIVSAGTLVHKNVPEGSFVGGNPMQVIYTKEERSKREMES from the coding sequence TTGCGAAATACTGAGCGTTATCCGGTTAAAGGAAGAAACTCGTTGTACCAAGTGTATGACACCGTTCCGTTCTGGAAAGTGGTTAAGAATTTCATAGCGATACAAGTGGCTCGATACACGCCATTCTTACCGATGAAAAATTGGATATACCGTACTTTTCTAAAGATGAAGGTCGGAGAAGGAACGGCATTCGCGTTGATGGTCATGCCGGACATCATGTATCCAGAACGCATATCAGTAGGGAAGAACTGTGTGATCGGCTATAATACAACGATATTAGCTCATGAATATTTAATAAAAGAATACCGTTTGGGTGACGTAATCGTGGGCGACGAAGTGATGATCGGTGCGAACTCTACGATCCTCCCAGGCGTTACGATCGGTCACGGTGCGATCGTATCAGCTGGAACGCTCGTCCACAAAAATGTCCCAGAAGGATCTTTCGTTGGTGGTAATCCGATGCAGGTCATCTACACGAAAGAAGAACGATCGAAGAGGGAAATGGAAAGCTAG
- the ppaX gene encoding pyrophosphatase PpaX codes for MKRNTILFDLDGTLINTNELIIASFLYTLDKHFPEQYNRESILPFMGMPLVETMEQFDKEKVSDLVQTYREHNISHHDELVTEFEGVFETVEELYKKGYKLGIVTTKMRNTVEMGLRLVGLDQFFQTVVTLDDVKNAKPDPEPVQKALTLLGSTPEQAIMVGDSKYDILAGQNAGTQTAGVAWTIRGNDYLQQFNPDFMLNEMTDLLDVLGER; via the coding sequence ATGAAACGCAACACCATACTATTTGATCTTGACGGAACATTAATCAATACGAACGAACTGATCATCGCTTCTTTTCTATACACATTGGATAAGCATTTTCCAGAGCAATACAATCGTGAGAGTATCTTGCCGTTTATGGGGATGCCGCTCGTTGAGACGATGGAGCAGTTCGATAAAGAAAAAGTATCTGACTTAGTCCAAACATACCGTGAACATAACATCTCACATCATGATGAATTGGTTACAGAGTTTGAAGGAGTTTTTGAAACGGTAGAAGAATTGTATAAAAAGGGCTATAAACTGGGTATCGTAACTACAAAAATGAGAAATACAGTCGAGATGGGCTTACGCCTTGTTGGTCTTGATCAATTTTTTCAAACGGTTGTTACGCTGGATGACGTGAAAAACGCGAAGCCAGATCCAGAGCCTGTTCAAAAAGCACTAACCTTACTAGGTTCAACACCAGAACAAGCGATCATGGTAGGCGACAGCAAGTACGATATTCTTGCAGGACAGAACGCTGGCACACAAACGGCTGGTGTAGCCTGGACCATTCGCGGCAACGATTATTTGCAGCAGTTTAATCCAGACTTCATGCTGAATGAAATGACGGATTTGCTGGATGTTTTAGGAGAGAGATAA
- a CDS encoding nucleoside recognition domain-containing protein: METLKKGTLAGLKTTWTLGKIIFPVTLLITLLSHTPVLDWLISVLAPAMKWIGLPGEAAIPLVLGNFLNLYAGIGGILTLDSLTVQDVFILAVMLSFSHNLFIESGVAASVGIKLWVILLVRIGLALFSAFMINLLWDGGTEKAQYGFISKPEAAPNGWGEITLTALEKASLGILQLALIVIPLMIIMQYMKDKGWLNKFSNWMAPAMKLLGMKENTSMTMAAGLTIGLAYGAGVMMQAAKEDGVSKKDLYLAFIFLVSCHAVVEDTLVFVPLGIPVLPLLIIRVVTAIVLTVLVAYVWNKLERKNRLTRKERQHETQHHTI; this comes from the coding sequence GTGGAAACGTTAAAAAAAGGCACACTTGCAGGCTTGAAAACCACTTGGACGCTCGGGAAGATTATTTTTCCTGTCACTTTACTCATCACACTGTTGAGTCACACACCGGTGTTAGATTGGTTGATCTCTGTTTTAGCACCGGCTATGAAATGGATCGGACTTCCGGGTGAAGCGGCGATCCCGCTCGTTCTCGGTAATTTTCTAAATCTATATGCAGGAATCGGGGGTATTCTGACCCTCGATTCTTTAACCGTGCAAGATGTATTCATTCTCGCTGTTATGCTTTCGTTTTCTCACAACTTGTTTATAGAGTCTGGTGTGGCAGCAAGTGTAGGGATCAAGTTGTGGGTGATTCTGCTCGTGCGAATTGGCTTGGCCCTCTTTTCTGCTTTTATGATTAATCTTTTATGGGATGGCGGAACAGAAAAAGCACAGTATGGTTTTATCTCAAAGCCCGAAGCAGCTCCGAACGGCTGGGGAGAGATCACGCTCACCGCTCTTGAAAAAGCTTCACTCGGTATTCTGCAACTCGCACTTATCGTCATACCGCTCATGATTATCATGCAATATATGAAGGACAAAGGATGGTTGAATAAGTTTTCGAACTGGATGGCTCCAGCTATGAAACTTCTTGGAATGAAAGAGAATACGTCCATGACGATGGCAGCTGGTCTTACGATCGGTCTTGCATATGGAGCAGGTGTGATGATGCAGGCTGCAAAAGAGGATGGCGTCTCAAAGAAAGATCTGTATCTAGCTTTTATCTTTCTCGTAAGCTGCCATGCTGTTGTTGAGGATACACTTGTTTTTGTACCATTAGGCATTCCGGTTCTGCCGCTGTTGATCATTCGAGTAGTGACAGCAATCGTTCTTACCGTATTAGTAGCATACGTATGGAACAAGCTTGAACGGAAAAATCGTTTAACAAGAAAGGAACGACAACATGAAACGCAACACCATACTATTTGA
- the lgt gene encoding prolipoprotein diacylglyceryl transferase encodes MEETIQPLNRVALELGPLTIYWYGLIIGFGAMLGLWLAVRESERRGLAKDTFVDVVMIAVPVAILCARLYYVAFEWDFYKDNPSKILAVWEGGIAIHGALIGSFLTALVFSKVKKISFWKLVDIAAPSILLGQAIGRWGNFMNQEAHGGEVTRNFLESLMLPDFIINQMYIDGTYYHPTFLYESLWSFIGVIVLLYLRRVNLHRGELFLTYIIWYSIGRFFIEGLRTDSLIVWGTSLRIAQVVSLVWIAAAVIIWIYRRKAGLAKQRYLES; translated from the coding sequence GTGGAAGAAACGATTCAACCTCTAAATCGTGTAGCACTCGAATTAGGGCCGCTCACGATCTATTGGTACGGACTTATTATTGGCTTTGGTGCGATGCTTGGTCTTTGGCTCGCAGTAAGAGAATCAGAGAGACGCGGGCTTGCTAAGGATACGTTCGTTGATGTAGTGATGATTGCAGTGCCTGTAGCCATTTTATGTGCAAGACTTTATTATGTAGCGTTTGAATGGGATTTTTATAAAGATAATCCTAGCAAGATTCTCGCTGTTTGGGAAGGCGGCATCGCGATTCATGGTGCTTTAATCGGTTCCTTCTTAACAGCACTCGTTTTTTCAAAAGTAAAGAAAATTTCATTCTGGAAGCTTGTTGATATCGCAGCTCCTAGCATATTGCTTGGTCAGGCGATCGGACGCTGGGGCAACTTCATGAACCAGGAAGCTCATGGCGGGGAAGTGACGCGAAACTTTTTAGAATCACTCATGCTGCCAGACTTTATCATCAATCAGATGTATATTGATGGTACCTATTATCACCCAACCTTTCTATATGAATCACTTTGGAGCTTCATAGGTGTTATCGTCTTGCTTTATCTACGTCGTGTTAATCTTCACCGAGGTGAATTGTTCTTAACGTATATCATCTGGTATTCGATCGGACGTTTCTTTATAGAAGGACTTCGTACAGATAGCTTGATCGTTTGGGGAACTTCACTTCGAATCGCACAAGTGGTGAGCTTGGTGTGGATCGCAGCGGCTGTAATCATCTGGATCTATAGAAGAAAAGCAGGATTAGCGAAACAACGATATCTAGAAAGTTAA